The Aureispira anguillae genome contains a region encoding:
- a CDS encoding glycosyl hydrolase family 18 protein, producing the protein MKQSIITYSFAQLIFWCWLVVLAPLDLCAQLWGDDLDSIEQARITKRRSLQANSPIQERVDDKINERRLLMLAYEWWEVPTDIEQRRIDKALDSRYESYNTSLENSDWRNKVGVFYRSNNKISPKQNLTVLGWHPYWKGDTYKTYNYRLLTHLAYYGYEVNPFTGGYSNFEAIYDFIDSDLIMTAHLDSCKVLLTVSNRGYANNEIFFTSEPDVQRNLIDSLKSILIRSGADGIDLNFEEVPISQKDNFIAFVKELSFAIREDNNDYVISMSVPIYDKDNVYDLPKLKPWIDLFVISSFNFHIKPTELQEGPLSPLVTKDASIRGTVCLYQLYTTLDQLLAVPYNITSVVLEHDQVYETRLKDSLNYYIQRTYKNLEYKPYDITDVLNTIKITKDEDGRPLWQSPQINRLLRRTNCVGMLSQESSATKENEGVGFFIFSPKRDTLIFKELDLFENIAVQADVDSQQVDLNVLVDYYKEKIGNDHVSSLVLGLPYHGAVWYKDRTGEKDFEGYMPYSEILRLAEKGRASIDYDKATHSMEATVRDSLGGVYKIYFDNSTSLGRKFDFAIDEGLGGVGLWALGADYAHVDLWSTIEESFVTRRVWNEDKRNYGRITIDKENKVEYTILYLLKRFSNLIFATLFLITIFICISFGFSVLDWKVRDVLFYSGAFRIFYLVVFTIVILVLGNWMGWFQNKMITFAIGTGLGLLLTWVASNIVENRHKELP; encoded by the coding sequence ATGAAACAATCAATAATAACATATTCTTTTGCTCAGTTAATTTTTTGGTGCTGGCTTGTTGTTTTAGCACCCCTTGATTTATGTGCTCAACTTTGGGGAGATGATTTGGATTCTATAGAACAAGCTCGTATTACTAAAAGAAGAAGCTTGCAAGCTAATAGTCCGATACAGGAACGTGTGGATGACAAAATTAATGAACGCAGGTTGTTGATGCTAGCTTATGAATGGTGGGAAGTTCCTACAGATATAGAGCAGAGAAGAATCGATAAGGCGTTGGATAGTCGATACGAAAGTTATAATACTTCGCTTGAAAATTCGGATTGGAGAAATAAAGTAGGTGTTTTTTATAGAAGTAATAATAAGATTTCTCCCAAACAGAACTTGACGGTTTTGGGATGGCATCCCTACTGGAAAGGAGACACGTACAAAACGTATAATTATCGACTATTAACACACTTAGCTTATTATGGTTATGAAGTTAATCCATTTACTGGGGGCTATTCTAATTTTGAAGCTATTTATGACTTTATAGATAGCGACTTGATCATGACAGCTCATCTAGATAGCTGTAAAGTTTTATTGACCGTGAGCAATAGAGGGTATGCCAACAATGAAATCTTTTTTACGAGTGAACCAGATGTACAACGGAACCTAATTGACAGTCTGAAGAGTATTTTGATACGATCGGGAGCAGATGGGATTGATTTGAACTTTGAGGAAGTACCGATTAGTCAAAAAGATAATTTTATTGCTTTTGTTAAAGAACTATCGTTTGCTATTCGGGAAGACAATAATGATTATGTCATTAGTATGTCAGTGCCTATTTATGACAAAGATAATGTGTACGACTTGCCCAAATTGAAGCCTTGGATTGATTTATTTGTGATCAGCAGCTTTAACTTCCATATAAAACCAACGGAGTTGCAAGAAGGTCCTTTGTCTCCTTTAGTCACTAAGGATGCCTCTATTCGTGGAACGGTTTGTTTGTACCAGTTGTACACGACATTAGATCAACTATTAGCAGTACCCTATAATATAACAAGTGTTGTACTTGAGCATGATCAAGTTTATGAAACTAGGTTGAAAGATTCGCTAAATTATTATATCCAGCGTACCTACAAAAACTTGGAGTATAAGCCTTATGATATAACCGATGTTCTGAATACCATTAAAATTACTAAGGATGAAGACGGACGTCCTTTGTGGCAAAGTCCTCAGATCAACCGTTTGTTGAGGAGAACCAATTGTGTTGGCATGCTCTCGCAAGAATCTAGTGCTACCAAAGAAAATGAAGGGGTTGGCTTTTTTATTTTTAGTCCCAAAAGGGATACGTTGATCTTTAAAGAACTTGACTTGTTTGAGAATATTGCAGTACAGGCAGATGTAGATTCTCAGCAAGTAGATTTAAATGTGCTCGTTGATTACTACAAAGAAAAAATAGGGAACGATCATGTTAGTAGTTTGGTTTTAGGGCTGCCTTATCATGGAGCTGTTTGGTACAAAGATAGAACAGGCGAAAAGGATTTTGAAGGGTATATGCCTTATAGCGAGATATTGAGATTAGCCGAAAAGGGGCGAGCTAGTATTGATTATGATAAAGCTACTCATTCTATGGAGGCTACGGTAAGAGATTCTTTGGGAGGAGTATACAAGATTTATTTTGACAATTCTACTTCCTTAGGGCGTAAGTTCGATTTTGCTATCGATGAAGGCTTAGGGGGAGTTGGTTTGTGGGCCTTAGGAGCCGATTATGCGCATGTAGATTTATGGTCTACTATTGAAGAAAGCTTTGTTACTAGAAGAGTTTGGAATGAGGACAAAAGAAATTATGGACGAATAACAATTGATAAAGAAAATAAGGTAGAGTACACCATCTTATATTTGCTAAAGCGTTTCAGCAACCTAATTTTTGCTACTTTATTTTTGATTACCATCTTTATTTGTATCAGTTTTGGTTTTTCTGTATTGGACTGGAAAGTGAGGGATGTTTTGTTTTACAGTGGAGCTTTTCGAATTTTTTATTTGGTTGTTTTTACGATTGTTATTTTGGTACTTGGCAACTGGATGGGCTGGTTCCAGAATAAAATGATAACATTTGCAATTGGAACAGGTCTAGGCTTGTTGCTAACTTGGGTAGCCTCTAATATAGTGGAGAATAGGCATAAAGAATTGCCTTAA
- a CDS encoding LutB/LldF family L-lactate oxidation iron-sulfur protein — protein MNNRLVTFLEKSEEKAFSKEHRKRLKFNMGKYHTKVALGKQQFQDLEQARQTAKNIKAYTVANLAQLLQEFEEKFTARGGKVIWAENISQAQDAISQIMKEKAAKVVVKSKSMITEEIQLNRLLEEQNIEVLETDLGEFIVQVKGEAPYHIVTPAMHLSKEDIAELFHEKFDTPLTATPEELTAYVRKVLRARFAQADIGISGGNFLLADTGSMVLVENEGNARLTTTLPKTHIAIVGIEKMIPSIEQLDLFLPLLATYGTGQNMTVYNTILSGPKQTHEIDGPEDMYIILLDNGRSSIMQDEYMRESMYCIRCGSCLNNCPVYQTIGGHTYDSPYSGPIGAVISPHLGIGDFEDNTHLSHASSLCGSCTENCPVNINLHKMLLYNRSYEEAENLRPKSEQFMWKAWRTAMLSRSMMNAPSFSKNLVGNLFLSKAWGERRTFPKFPKYTFNQLWKKGKV, from the coding sequence ATGAATAACCGTCTTGTTACCTTTCTAGAAAAATCTGAAGAAAAAGCATTTTCAAAAGAACACCGAAAACGCTTGAAATTTAACATGGGTAAATACCATACAAAAGTTGCCTTGGGTAAACAACAGTTTCAAGATTTAGAACAGGCTCGCCAAACGGCAAAAAACATAAAAGCTTATACGGTCGCTAATTTAGCTCAATTACTACAAGAATTTGAGGAAAAGTTTACCGCTCGAGGAGGAAAAGTCATTTGGGCGGAAAACATCAGTCAAGCTCAAGATGCAATTAGCCAAATCATGAAAGAAAAAGCAGCTAAAGTAGTTGTGAAATCTAAGTCCATGATTACAGAAGAAATTCAACTCAATCGCTTACTAGAAGAACAAAATATTGAAGTACTGGAAACAGATTTAGGGGAATTTATTGTACAAGTAAAAGGAGAAGCCCCTTATCATATTGTAACACCTGCAATGCATTTATCCAAAGAAGACATTGCAGAGTTGTTTCACGAAAAATTCGACACTCCCTTAACTGCGACTCCTGAAGAGCTCACCGCTTATGTTCGAAAAGTATTAAGAGCACGTTTTGCACAAGCGGATATTGGTATCTCAGGCGGAAATTTTTTATTGGCCGATACAGGCTCTATGGTTTTGGTAGAAAATGAAGGAAATGCACGTTTAACCACGACCTTACCCAAAACGCATATTGCAATTGTAGGAATTGAGAAAATGATTCCTTCCATCGAACAACTTGATTTGTTCTTGCCACTCTTGGCAACTTATGGAACGGGGCAAAATATGACGGTTTACAACACGATATTAAGTGGTCCTAAACAAACACACGAAATAGATGGTCCTGAAGACATGTATATTATCCTATTAGATAATGGGCGTAGTTCTATTATGCAGGATGAATATATGCGAGAATCGATGTACTGCATTCGCTGCGGTTCTTGCCTCAACAATTGCCCTGTTTATCAAACCATTGGGGGACATACTTATGATAGCCCTTATAGTGGCCCTATAGGTGCTGTGATTAGCCCACATTTGGGAATTGGAGATTTTGAAGACAACACTCACCTCAGCCATGCTTCCTCTCTATGTGGTAGTTGTACAGAAAATTGTCCTGTTAATATCAACTTGCACAAAATGCTGCTGTATAATCGCTCGTACGAAGAGGCTGAAAACTTACGCCCCAAATCCGAACAATTTATGTGGAAAGCTTGGCGAACGGCTATGCTTAGTCGCTCCATGATGAATGCTCCTTCATTTAGCAAAAATCTAGTGGGAAATTTGTTTTTATCAAAGGCTTGGGGAGAACGAAGAACATTTCCTAAATTTCCTAAATATACTTTTAATCAATTGTGGAAAAAAGGAAAAGTCTAA
- a CDS encoding DUF4255 domain-containing protein: MIHEAVAAIAGELNRFLQSKHNITEEKVVMSSIINLDGSIAVQEPDKIVMTLTNIEMDKTQSNVGGYKQTPRGNYKKVKPPVHVNITILFSAYFTSENYLEGLKFISSVIAFFQSRSGAFSPQDTPVMNGVIERMQAELISFETRDLSNFWGLMGSKYLPSVVYKIKTLPIKHDVLYPEIPVIKKT; encoded by the coding sequence ATGATTCATGAAGCAGTAGCCGCCATTGCTGGCGAACTCAATCGATTTTTGCAGTCCAAGCATAACATTACAGAGGAAAAAGTAGTCATGTCCAGTATTATCAACTTAGATGGCAGTATAGCCGTTCAAGAGCCCGATAAAATTGTGATGACACTCACGAATATAGAAATGGACAAAACTCAAAGTAATGTAGGGGGCTACAAACAGACTCCTAGAGGAAATTATAAAAAAGTGAAACCTCCTGTTCATGTCAATATCACTATTTTGTTTTCGGCCTATTTTACCAGCGAAAACTACTTGGAGGGACTTAAGTTTATTTCTTCTGTCATTGCTTTTTTTCAATCGAGATCAGGAGCTTTTTCGCCACAAGATACGCCTGTGATGAATGGTGTGATTGAGCGAATGCAGGCAGAATTAATTTCTTTTGAAACAAGAGATTTGAGCAACTTCTGGGGATTAATGGGATCTAAATATCTCCCTTCAGTGGTTTACAAAATCAAAACATTACCAATCAAACACGATGTCTTGTATCCTGAAATACCTGTCATCAAGAAGACATAA
- a CDS encoding Sec-independent protein translocase subunit TatA/TatB has translation MNTFLLFQFLGPEMLLVFFVILLLFGGKKIPELMRGLGKGVREFNDARDSVTKEFREGMKDGDKEKIKIEENSKAS, from the coding sequence ATGAATACATTTTTGTTATTCCAATTCTTAGGTCCTGAAATGCTCCTAGTGTTTTTTGTCATCCTATTGTTGTTTGGTGGTAAAAAAATACCAGAATTGATGAGAGGTTTAGGAAAAGGGGTCCGTGAGTTTAATGATGCTCGTGATTCGGTAACCAAAGAATTTAGAGAGGGGATGAAAGATGGGGATAAAGAAAAAATTAAAATTGAGGAAAACTCAAAGGCTTCTTAA
- a CDS encoding transglycosylase SLT domain-containing protein encodes MNFNCTALKTTWLVLLTLCCYNWTYATSPDFPEINDDLSKLLVDGMGGLMNDYPNEDPDFPTFTDEHYRARFMEMSGAIQYRLTADIKNHIIHRTERYRSATERTLGLTEMYFPIFEEYLAAKNIPHHLKYLPIVESNLNAVAKSHASAVGLWQFIPGTGKLYGLKVASYLDERSDTHKASNAAATMLANLYKRYGDWPLALAAYNCGPGRVDKYVKGNDKNFWDIRKFLPRETQMYVPYFMAVAYSYEFYHLHELKPKRLPSDLVLTDSIHLEPGYQTLSQLSKTYKIDKDTLKRLNPGYIKNYVPSSSKNSILVLPARIVAKVRGYEAGWKRIMSMKTENPIKCIRRVNTEADLNRMMRAHRFSRQDLLFWNGLPSNYRVKKGDVIAIRKYYVPKDAWAKKEVRKNIKGISIASLKVVGLDDKKKKAVTAPVYVTIKSKKLAQKIAASSVNPTHRNNNSNLKTAPTKGNPYQLSNKATALTAQKARKTEVITTVSKNRSRGRRLRNNASSNSNSYLVPTKNNPKIIEKKVEQPLVREPAVSQAALAQKKIEDAAIKKATATRQVKQLSRSIQSKEQAVIKAKAYTPTSAEEVSTLSYLTKEVAVLKKERLAKKKASELNKVKAAKALKEKQELEAKKAAEKQLANTYQYHIVTEKETIWDIEKQYQGISARSILLLNNISTSTILRKGMKLKIRVQ; translated from the coding sequence ATGAATTTTAATTGTACTGCATTAAAAACTACTTGGTTAGTTTTATTGACTTTGTGTTGTTACAACTGGACTTATGCCACTTCCCCTGATTTTCCTGAGATCAATGATGATTTGAGTAAATTATTGGTAGATGGAATGGGCGGTTTGATGAATGACTATCCTAATGAAGATCCTGATTTTCCTACGTTTACCGATGAGCATTATCGTGCTCGTTTTATGGAAATGTCTGGTGCCATTCAATATCGTCTAACCGCAGACATTAAAAATCATATTATTCATAGAACGGAGCGCTATAGAAGTGCTACAGAGCGTACTTTGGGCTTAACTGAAATGTATTTCCCCATCTTTGAGGAATATTTAGCAGCCAAGAATATTCCCCACCATCTTAAGTATTTGCCTATTGTAGAGTCTAATCTTAATGCTGTTGCCAAATCTCATGCTTCGGCAGTTGGCTTGTGGCAATTTATTCCTGGAACAGGTAAGTTGTATGGTTTAAAAGTAGCTTCTTATTTAGATGAAAGAAGTGATACGCACAAGGCTTCTAATGCGGCTGCTACTATGTTGGCTAATTTGTATAAGCGATATGGAGATTGGCCGTTGGCGTTGGCTGCTTATAATTGTGGTCCAGGGCGTGTAGATAAGTATGTAAAAGGAAACGACAAAAATTTTTGGGACATCAGAAAATTTTTGCCTAGAGAAACACAAATGTATGTGCCTTATTTTATGGCCGTGGCTTACTCTTATGAGTTTTATCATTTGCATGAACTGAAACCCAAGCGTTTGCCTTCGGATTTAGTCTTGACAGATTCTATTCATCTAGAACCAGGTTATCAAACGCTTTCTCAATTGAGCAAAACGTATAAAATAGATAAGGACACGCTTAAGCGACTTAATCCTGGATACATCAAAAACTATGTGCCTTCTAGCTCCAAAAATAGCATTTTGGTCTTGCCTGCTCGTATTGTGGCTAAGGTGAGAGGCTACGAGGCTGGATGGAAGCGCATTATGTCTATGAAAACAGAAAATCCAATTAAATGTATTCGTAGAGTTAATACTGAGGCAGATTTGAATAGAATGATGCGAGCGCATCGTTTTTCTCGTCAAGATTTATTGTTTTGGAATGGGTTGCCTTCGAATTATCGAGTCAAAAAAGGGGATGTTATTGCCATTAGGAAGTATTATGTTCCTAAAGATGCTTGGGCTAAGAAAGAGGTGCGCAAGAATATCAAAGGCATTTCTATTGCTTCTCTAAAAGTAGTTGGGTTAGATGACAAAAAGAAAAAGGCCGTCACTGCGCCCGTATACGTAACGATAAAAAGCAAAAAATTAGCACAAAAAATAGCTGCTTCATCCGTAAATCCAACCCATAGAAATAATAATTCTAATTTAAAAACAGCTCCTACCAAAGGAAATCCATATCAATTGAGTAACAAGGCAACTGCATTGACGGCTCAGAAAGCTAGAAAAACAGAAGTCATTACAACTGTGTCTAAAAATCGAAGCCGTGGGCGTAGACTAAGAAATAATGCTAGCTCTAACTCCAATTCGTATCTGGTTCCTACTAAGAATAATCCTAAAATTATTGAAAAGAAAGTAGAGCAACCTTTAGTACGTGAACCTGCTGTTTCACAAGCTGCTTTAGCGCAAAAAAAGATTGAAGATGCTGCTATAAAAAAAGCTACTGCAACTAGGCAAGTAAAACAATTGAGTCGCTCTATACAATCCAAAGAGCAGGCGGTTATCAAGGCTAAAGCGTATACCCCTACTAGTGCAGAAGAGGTGTCTACACTTTCTTATTTAACGAAGGAAGTTGCTGTGCTTAAGAAGGAGCGATTAGCAAAAAAAAAAGCTAGCGAACTTAACAAGGTAAAAGCCGCAAAAGCATTAAAAGAAAAGCAAGAGTTGGAGGCAAAAAAGGCAGCAGAAAAGCAATTAGCCAACACGTATCAATATCATATTGTTACGGAGAAAGAAACGATCTGGGACATTGAAAAACAATACCAAGGAATATCTGCTAGAAGTATTTTGTTGTTAAATAATATTTCGACCAGCACTATTTTGAGAAAAGGAATGAAGCTGAAAATTAGAGTACAATAG
- a CDS encoding sigma-70 family RNA polymerase sigma factor — MFNNELMPQIDALYNFAFHLCYNEEDANDLVQETYLKAFRFIDKYIQGTNAKAWLFKILKNAFINQYRKRSKRPTQVDYEEIASYHDSEDASYVDFFDLREEIFQGMMGDEVTNAINALPIDFRTVILLCDIEGFTYEEISKIIDTPIGTVRSRLHRARNMLKERLTDYANSMGYKDKRGKKK; from the coding sequence GTGTTTAACAACGAATTAATGCCACAAATTGATGCGCTTTATAACTTTGCATTCCACCTTTGTTACAACGAAGAAGATGCTAATGACTTGGTGCAAGAAACCTATTTAAAGGCATTTCGATTTATAGATAAATATATTCAAGGAACTAATGCGAAGGCTTGGTTGTTTAAAATATTAAAGAACGCCTTTATTAATCAATATCGAAAAAGAAGCAAACGCCCAACGCAAGTAGACTATGAGGAAATCGCTTCTTACCATGATAGTGAAGATGCTAGTTATGTAGATTTCTTTGATTTAAGAGAAGAAATTTTTCAAGGAATGATGGGAGATGAAGTAACCAATGCTATTAATGCATTGCCAATTGATTTCCGAACTGTTATTCTGCTTTGTGACATTGAAGGTTTTACTTATGAAGAAATATCAAAAATAATTGATACGCCTATTGGTACAGTGAGATCTAGGTTACATCGGGCTAGAAACATGCTTAAAGAGCGTTTAACGGATTACGCCAATTCTATGGGGTACAAAGACAAACGTGGGAAAAAAAAATAA
- a CDS encoding glycosyl hydrolase family 18 protein, whose product MIQTKVKSKVRREAYKNASILKSSAKVKAKSTKRALKESLKGGRGGDGTNLDPTLDELIEDEETKTSLYDNTNKKRYVELLGEWTMMPSDAELLARAKIKAIQDSLNNIDRKYFRVTKNIWDDSRPMIVFGWHPHWMGDIYKGYDFDLFNVVSYYSYDINPDNGAPQNSAVMANFLAGDFVSTAHKKGCSALLSITCHGEQNVMRFLEQNIPAQQRFLDSILYILDSTNADGIEINFEGVNTAVKDDFFKFIRILSTTVTGARGDTSFVFLSVPAYDPDNVYDIAELQRFVDIFVVKGFDFQETPDGLKKLPTAPLNYSPLTSAPDIRTSVDKYIANLGPLYSGRLILALPYYGTRWFTDGITEEILNMDAITYGDIQFDFVMQQDDFLKYPGARLGYDSSKTCYTFKYYDYYDVDTTLGEVPVDVTLYFDDSTSLRKKYRYLMDARLGGVGIQFLGNDSGFEHLEQLLSDEFMEMVEPHNEKLAELNEKSNEFRQNSIYALAVLLYLAIFMAIGLCAALFNQQIRQALFDNGRFRVMYMIFFTFLLLLLGGYMGLFKGATIPLLVGVIFGAVMSWGGWKYVTKKKSLTP is encoded by the coding sequence ATGATTCAAACTAAAGTAAAGAGTAAAGTCCGACGAGAAGCTTACAAGAATGCAAGTATTCTTAAGTCTTCTGCCAAGGTGAAAGCTAAAAGTACAAAGAGAGCTTTGAAGGAGTCTTTGAAGGGAGGTAGAGGAGGAGATGGTACGAACTTAGATCCTACTTTAGATGAATTGATTGAAGATGAAGAAACCAAGACAAGCCTCTATGACAATACCAATAAAAAACGTTATGTTGAGTTATTGGGGGAGTGGACAATGATGCCTAGCGATGCAGAACTTTTGGCTAGAGCCAAAATCAAGGCAATTCAAGATTCTCTTAATAATATTGATCGAAAATATTTTCGGGTAACAAAAAATATATGGGACGATAGCCGACCTATGATTGTTTTTGGCTGGCATCCGCATTGGATGGGGGATATTTATAAGGGCTACGATTTTGATTTGTTTAATGTAGTTTCTTATTATTCTTATGATATTAACCCCGATAATGGTGCGCCCCAAAACTCTGCTGTTATGGCTAATTTTTTGGCGGGAGATTTTGTCAGTACTGCCCACAAAAAAGGTTGTAGCGCTTTGTTGTCTATCACTTGTCATGGAGAGCAAAATGTGATGCGATTTTTGGAACAAAATATACCTGCTCAACAGCGATTTTTAGATTCTATTCTGTATATTTTGGATTCTACCAATGCCGATGGTATTGAAATTAACTTTGAAGGCGTAAATACTGCTGTAAAGGATGACTTTTTTAAGTTCATTCGAATTTTATCTACGACAGTTACTGGGGCTAGGGGAGATACCAGTTTTGTTTTCTTAAGTGTTCCTGCCTATGATCCTGACAATGTTTATGATATTGCAGAGTTGCAGCGTTTTGTAGATATTTTTGTGGTAAAAGGCTTTGATTTTCAAGAAACACCAGATGGTTTAAAAAAATTACCAACAGCACCTTTAAATTACAGCCCTTTAACATCAGCTCCAGATATAAGAACATCTGTTGATAAATACATTGCCAACTTAGGACCTTTGTATAGTGGTCGGCTTATTTTGGCTTTGCCCTATTATGGGACGAGGTGGTTTACAGATGGTATAACAGAGGAAATTCTCAATATGGATGCCATTACTTATGGCGATATTCAGTTTGATTTTGTTATGCAACAAGATGACTTTCTCAAATACCCAGGAGCTAGGTTGGGCTATGATAGTTCAAAAACCTGCTATACCTTCAAGTATTATGATTATTATGATGTAGATACGACGCTTGGGGAGGTTCCTGTAGATGTGACCTTGTATTTTGATGATAGTACAAGTTTGCGTAAAAAGTATCGTTACCTAATGGATGCTCGTTTAGGCGGGGTTGGAATTCAGTTTTTAGGCAATGATAGTGGCTTTGAGCATCTAGAGCAGTTGCTTTCGGATGAATTTATGGAAATGGTAGAACCTCACAACGAAAAATTAGCAGAGCTGAATGAAAAAAGCAATGAATTCCGTCAAAACTCTATCTATGCCTTAGCCGTATTGCTTTACTTGGCGATTTTTATGGCAATAGGTCTTTGTGCTGCTTTGTTTAACCAACAGATACGTCAAGCTTTATTTGATAATGGAAGGTTTAGAGTCATGTATATGATTTTCTTTACATTCCTATTGTTGCTCTTAGGAGGATATATGGGCTTATTTAAAGGAGCTACCATTCCATTGTTGGTTGGGGTGATCTTTGGTGCTGTAATGAGCTGGGGAGGATGGAAATATGTTACTAAGAAAAAATCGCTAACTCCATAA
- a CDS encoding M16 family metallopeptidase: MEFTRYQLDNGLKLLVHQDKSTPLVSVCMTYNVGTRNEQEGKSGFAHLFEHLMFGGSKNAPSFDDYIQQAGGENNAFTNQDMTVYYEYMPCQNIEMALWLEADRMLSLNLNEKTLERERKVVLEEFKESCLNEPYGDIWHHIGPLAYQVHPYQVPTIGKIPKHIEEASLEDVKVFFDQFYCPNNAILSVSGNINPEEVFVLTQKWFGEIKKRKMPPTEMPLEPIQTEKRTLEVSANVPLDAIYLVFHSAERNSTNYYIDDFITDVLAEGDASQLYQSLVKEKEFFVNIDAYITASMDKGLLIVEGKLAEGISLEEAEKAIWEELEQLKKHLLSDYAVEKFQNRIEHNLEFGEMNNLNKAINLGYYELLGDAAMINEEKAKYNAITAADIQRRSHELFQEFKASVLYYRAQKSDKQ; this comes from the coding sequence ATGGAATTTACACGATACCAGTTGGATAATGGGTTGAAATTATTGGTACATCAAGATAAAAGTACCCCCTTGGTTTCTGTCTGTATGACCTACAATGTAGGAACCAGAAATGAACAAGAAGGTAAGTCTGGTTTTGCACATTTGTTTGAACACCTCATGTTTGGAGGATCAAAGAATGCACCTAGTTTTGATGATTATATCCAACAGGCAGGGGGAGAGAATAATGCTTTTACCAATCAGGATATGACGGTTTATTATGAGTATATGCCTTGTCAAAATATAGAAATGGCGCTGTGGTTGGAAGCAGATAGAATGTTGTCTTTGAATTTGAATGAGAAAACATTGGAACGGGAAAGAAAAGTTGTGCTAGAAGAATTTAAAGAAAGTTGTCTTAATGAACCTTATGGAGATATTTGGCACCATATAGGTCCCTTGGCTTATCAAGTTCATCCTTACCAAGTTCCCACGATAGGAAAAATACCGAAACACATAGAAGAGGCAAGTTTGGAGGATGTTAAAGTCTTTTTTGATCAGTTTTATTGCCCTAATAATGCGATACTTAGTGTCAGTGGGAATATTAACCCTGAAGAGGTGTTCGTGCTAACTCAAAAATGGTTTGGAGAGATAAAAAAGCGGAAAATGCCCCCTACCGAGATGCCTTTGGAACCCATTCAAACAGAAAAACGTACCTTAGAGGTAAGTGCGAATGTTCCTTTAGATGCAATCTATTTGGTTTTTCATAGTGCTGAACGGAATAGCACGAATTATTATATCGATGATTTTATAACCGATGTTTTAGCAGAAGGAGATGCTTCGCAGCTTTATCAAAGTTTGGTCAAGGAGAAAGAATTTTTTGTTAATATTGATGCTTATATCACGGCTTCTATGGATAAGGGGCTGTTGATTGTAGAAGGCAAATTGGCAGAAGGAATTAGCTTGGAAGAAGCAGAAAAAGCAATCTGGGAAGAATTGGAACAGCTCAAAAAACACCTGTTGAGTGATTATGCGGTAGAAAAGTTTCAAAATAGAATTGAGCACAATCTAGAGTTTGGTGAAATGAACAATCTCAACAAGGCTATTAATCTGGGCTATTATGAATTATTAGGAGATGCAGCAATGATTAATGAAGAAAAGGCAAAGTACAATGCGATTACAGCAGCCGATATACAAAGGCGAAGCCATGAGCTTTTTCAAGAATTCAAAGCGTCGGTTTTGTATTATAGAGCTCAAAAAAGCGACAAGCAATAA